The following are encoded in a window of Periplaneta americana isolate PAMFEO1 chromosome 13, P.americana_PAMFEO1_priV1, whole genome shotgun sequence genomic DNA:
- the mRF1 gene encoding peptide chain release factor 1-like, mitochondrial isoform X1, whose amino-acid sequence MMSVFLNSLRNRNSFLELLKKIPSYASLPCSKYEYTLRTLRKCSIVRAYSTDNNINFESLAVQKYLEKILKEYETLKTESYIESEKKERLLEIQPVIDIVEERKTITESLESLKELIADDTKDKAFERAVEEERHLYQQRIKELESMVMVALLPNEAEDKCSDVMLEVSAGVGGQEAMLFARELFDMYCNYINHKDWDMQVAQLEFSDLGGLRHASVLVSGEDAFQYLKYEAGVHRVQRVPTTEKSGRIHTSTVSVAVLPQPDEIEIVLHSKDLNIETKRASGAGGQHVNKTESAVRITHLPTGISAECQVDRSQIKNREIAMRTLKARIYQQQLAEQLSRTNTTRKQQVGCSMRSEKIRTYNFNQDRITDHRLGCSYHNMESFLLGGDQLNSLIHQLKEMRNRERLLQILSDVQSH is encoded by the exons ATGATGAGTGTCTTTCTGAACTCTCTTAGGAACCGCAATTCTTTTCTGGAATTGCTGAAAAAAATACCAAGCTATGCATCTCTACCGTGTTCAAAATACGAGTACACATTAAGAACGTTGAGGAAATGTTCAATCGTGAGAGCATACTCTACAGataataacattaattttgaaAGTCTAGCGGTTCAGAAATACCTAGAAAAAATACTAAAAGAATATGAGACACTCAAAACAGAAAGTTATATCGAAAGTGAAAAAAAGGAGAGACTGCTTGAAATACAACCAGTAATTGATATAGTTGAAGAAAGGAAGACAATTACAGAAAGCTTAGAGTCGTTAAAAGAATTGATTGCAG atGATACCAAAGACAAGGCCTTTGAAAGGGCTGTAGAGGAAGAGAGACATTTATATCAACAAAGAATTAAAGAACTAGAATCAATG gtGATGGTGGCTCTTTTACCTAACGAAGCTGAAGATAAATGCAGTGATGTTATGTTAGAAGTGTCTGCAGGTGTTGGTGGGCAAGAAGCCATGCTTTTTGCAAGGGAATTATTTGAtatgtattgtaattatattaatcaTAAAGACTGGGATATGCAAGTTGCTCAGTTGGAATTTTCAGATTTAG GTGGTTTGCGCCATGCTAGTGTTCTTGTGTCTGGAGAAGATGCTttccaatatttaaaatatgaagcAGGAGTTCATAGGGTGCAAAGGGTACCAACGACAGAGAAATCAGGACGTATACATACTAGCACAGTTTCTGTTGCTGTCCTTCCACAACCAGATGAG ATTGAAATTGTCCTACACAGTAAAGATTTGAATATTGAAACAAAGCGAGCGAGTGGAGCTGGTGGGCAACATGTGAACAAAACTGAAAGTGCAGTAAGAATCACACATCTTCCAACAG GGATTAGTGCAGAATGTCAGGTTGATAGATCACAGATCAAGAACCGAGAGATTGCCATGCGGACATTGAAAGCTCGCATCTATCAACAACAGCTTGCAGAACAACTTTCTAGGACAAATACAACAAGAAAACAACag GTTGGCTGTAGTATGCGTTCTGAAAAAATTCGAACTTATAATTTCAATCAAGATCGCATCACTGACCATCGCTTGGGCTGCAGTTACCACAATATGGAAAGTTTTCTGCTGGGTGGAGATCAACTGAATAGTCTTATTCATCAATTAAAGGAAATGAGAAATAGGGAAAGATTATTGCAGATTCTTTCTGATGTTCAATCTCATTAA
- the mRF1 gene encoding peptide chain release factor 1-like, mitochondrial isoform X2 — MVMVALLPNEAEDKCSDVMLEVSAGVGGQEAMLFARELFDMYCNYINHKDWDMQVAQLEFSDLGGLRHASVLVSGEDAFQYLKYEAGVHRVQRVPTTEKSGRIHTSTVSVAVLPQPDEIEIVLHSKDLNIETKRASGAGGQHVNKTESAVRITHLPTGISAECQVDRSQIKNREIAMRTLKARIYQQQLAEQLSRTNTTRKQQVGCSMRSEKIRTYNFNQDRITDHRLGCSYHNMESFLLGGDQLNSLIHQLKEMRNRERLLQILSDVQSH; from the exons ATG gtGATGGTGGCTCTTTTACCTAACGAAGCTGAAGATAAATGCAGTGATGTTATGTTAGAAGTGTCTGCAGGTGTTGGTGGGCAAGAAGCCATGCTTTTTGCAAGGGAATTATTTGAtatgtattgtaattatattaatcaTAAAGACTGGGATATGCAAGTTGCTCAGTTGGAATTTTCAGATTTAG GTGGTTTGCGCCATGCTAGTGTTCTTGTGTCTGGAGAAGATGCTttccaatatttaaaatatgaagcAGGAGTTCATAGGGTGCAAAGGGTACCAACGACAGAGAAATCAGGACGTATACATACTAGCACAGTTTCTGTTGCTGTCCTTCCACAACCAGATGAG ATTGAAATTGTCCTACACAGTAAAGATTTGAATATTGAAACAAAGCGAGCGAGTGGAGCTGGTGGGCAACATGTGAACAAAACTGAAAGTGCAGTAAGAATCACACATCTTCCAACAG GGATTAGTGCAGAATGTCAGGTTGATAGATCACAGATCAAGAACCGAGAGATTGCCATGCGGACATTGAAAGCTCGCATCTATCAACAACAGCTTGCAGAACAACTTTCTAGGACAAATACAACAAGAAAACAACag GTTGGCTGTAGTATGCGTTCTGAAAAAATTCGAACTTATAATTTCAATCAAGATCGCATCACTGACCATCGCTTGGGCTGCAGTTACCACAATATGGAAAGTTTTCTGCTGGGTGGAGATCAACTGAATAGTCTTATTCATCAATTAAAGGAAATGAGAAATAGGGAAAGATTATTGCAGATTCTTTCTGATGTTCAATCTCATTAA